One Lacunisphaera limnophila DNA window includes the following coding sequences:
- a CDS encoding adenine deaminase: MPLTRFSVPPLHTVTRSLSAVAMGREAPDLVITGARLLSTYTERIHEGREVWIKSGRIAVVKPAGTFQPAVGVKTKIYDARGGLLAPGLVDPHIHIESSMMTACAYAEGALLNGTTTIFCDSHEIGNVCDAAGIEWMLRDARQAPLNIFLTVPSTVPATSPRFETAGGDLTPAKIGKLFDKWPEAVALGEKMDFVQVAMGDKRSHAVLGEAIRRGKPVCGHIYGREFVAAGAAAGITDTHESIDRDIADDFLENGLWIFLRGGPPTTPWHSLPLAIKTVTELGANPKRVCVCTDDRDADDLFLFGLDWVVREAVKHGMKPVTAWSMGSLHPATRYAKDADLGGIAPARRADLVLLNDDLVPQNTWYGGELVVEDRKVTPILDKALSKRYRYPKAAYATVKIAPKLKLTPALPTGPVTANVIRTALPGIILFHDKVALNPAPGQTWPDLFAQHGLCFVTVVERHGKSGRVAHGLLKDFNLQEGAVGSSVGHDAHNIILAGTHEADLQLALKTIKAMRGGVCVVRGGKVVAKIALPVAGLLSDKRATVVAAESTALKAAWTAAGCTLPYMGFNLIPLSVIPEIRITDQGLVTVPGMQILPLFEPAAD; the protein is encoded by the coding sequence ATGCCTCTCACCCGCTTCTCCGTCCCGCCCCTCCACACCGTCACCCGTTCGCTCTCCGCCGTGGCCATGGGCCGCGAGGCGCCCGATCTCGTCATCACCGGTGCCCGCCTGCTCTCGACCTACACCGAGCGCATCCACGAGGGCCGGGAGGTCTGGATCAAGTCCGGCCGCATCGCCGTCGTGAAACCCGCCGGCACGTTCCAGCCCGCCGTCGGGGTGAAAACCAAGATCTACGACGCCCGCGGCGGCCTGCTCGCCCCCGGCCTCGTCGACCCGCACATCCACATCGAGAGCTCGATGATGACCGCCTGCGCCTACGCCGAGGGCGCCCTGCTCAACGGCACCACCACCATCTTCTGCGACAGCCATGAGATCGGCAACGTCTGCGACGCCGCCGGCATCGAGTGGATGCTCCGCGACGCCCGCCAGGCCCCGCTCAACATCTTTCTCACCGTCCCCAGCACCGTGCCCGCCACCTCGCCCCGCTTCGAGACCGCCGGCGGCGACCTCACCCCGGCCAAGATCGGGAAACTCTTCGACAAGTGGCCCGAGGCCGTCGCGCTCGGCGAGAAGATGGACTTCGTGCAGGTCGCCATGGGCGACAAGCGCAGCCACGCCGTCCTCGGCGAGGCCATCCGCCGCGGCAAACCCGTCTGCGGCCACATCTACGGCCGCGAGTTCGTCGCCGCCGGCGCCGCCGCCGGCATCACCGATACGCATGAGTCCATCGACCGCGACATCGCCGACGACTTCCTCGAGAACGGCCTGTGGATCTTCCTCCGCGGCGGCCCGCCGACCACGCCGTGGCACTCCCTTCCCCTCGCGATCAAGACCGTCACCGAGCTCGGCGCCAACCCGAAGCGCGTCTGCGTCTGCACCGACGACCGCGACGCCGACGACCTCTTCCTCTTCGGCCTCGACTGGGTCGTGCGCGAGGCCGTGAAGCACGGCATGAAGCCCGTCACCGCCTGGAGCATGGGCTCCCTCCACCCGGCCACCCGCTACGCCAAGGATGCCGACCTCGGCGGCATCGCGCCCGCCCGCCGCGCCGACCTCGTGCTGCTGAACGACGACCTCGTCCCGCAAAACACCTGGTACGGCGGCGAACTCGTGGTCGAAGACCGCAAGGTCACGCCGATCCTCGATAAAGCTCTCTCGAAGCGCTACCGCTACCCCAAGGCCGCCTACGCGACCGTGAAGATCGCGCCGAAACTGAAACTCACGCCCGCCCTGCCCACCGGTCCCGTCACGGCGAACGTCATCCGCACCGCCCTCCCCGGCATCATTCTCTTCCACGACAAGGTCGCCCTGAATCCGGCCCCCGGCCAGACTTGGCCCGACCTGTTTGCACAGCACGGCCTCTGCTTTGTCACGGTCGTCGAGCGCCACGGCAAATCCGGCCGCGTCGCCCACGGCCTGCTCAAGGATTTCAACCTGCAGGAAGGCGCCGTCGGCAGCTCCGTGGGTCACGACGCCCACAACATCATCCTCGCCGGCACCCACGAGGCCGACCTTCAGCTCGCTCTCAAGACCATCAAGGCCATGCGCGGCGGCGTCTGCGTCGTGCGCGGCGGCAAGGTCGTCGCCAAGATCGCCCTGCCCGTCGCCGGTCTGCTCTCCGACAAGCGCGCCACTGTGGTCGCCGCCGAATCCACCGCCCTCAAGGCCGCCTGGACCGCGGCCGGCTGCACCCTGCCCTACATGGGCTTCAACCTCATCCCGCTCTCCGTGATTCCGGAAATCCGCATCACCGACCAGGGCCTCGTGACCGTACCGGGCATGCAGATTTTACCTCTTTTTGAGCCGGCGGCGGACTGA